tatttattgtgtttattgtatttgtttgatGACTGTGTGGTACTGCTGACTGTACAACAAATTGCCCCTAGGGGATAATAAAGTTTTCCTTGACCCTTGTGTTTTCTACTCACTTGATCTGATAAGTGACTGAGAGCAAAAGGAAGGAACGGCTCTTTACATATTTTTAGTATGAAACTTGGAATTctgattacttttgatgaattaaaaacattaatgaaagacctagaagtagagtcaatcgggagctgtctgtgtttctgaatattttcactttaacgttggcttcaaacacttgattttaatgtgttttgtatgatattatgctatgtatttattttgcatttgttttatgttgtggcgtctgaaactttaatgtatgtttaaatgctgctgtctcggccaggtctctcttgcaaaagagattcttaatctcaatgagtactacctggttaaataaaggttaaataaatacaaattaaaaaaagtatttataggccaataataacattcatcATATATCTGAAGAGGTCTCCTTCAGATATATGGCCATGTCTTTCAGTGAATATGCATATCAAGACTAGGCCTAGAATGTGTGGCACGTAACAGACAGGAGCTCGTCCTCCTCCTGCCCTACACAACCTTGAGAGCTAACAGGCCTATCATATAACAACTCAAAGGCAAAGACAGTCAGACTGTAGTTGAGTGAATTGAAATTCAAAAGGTATGATTCAGAATAATAACCACCTCCTTAAAAAGTAGGTTTCAGTCTCATGCCAACTGGTCTTAGTGATCCTCTTTAGATTATAAATGATAATGtgtagtgttattatggctGACAGATGACCACAGAACAACTTTATCTACTCTGATGTGAAAACAGAGGACAGCATCTTAAAAACACCAgtatttcaaaatgatttttatattataaataaactaTGACATGATAGCTTGcactttaaagtggcaatccGTAAAATTTCAGTCCTGAttgatttagaatttctatTTAAGTGAAAACAAAGTAATTGTGCTCAGAGTTTGTCAGTCTGGAGATAAAATTATATTCCTATGTAACTTGAGCTTCAAGTTTTCAAAATTGTTTGCATACAGTAGTTCCTTTTTTGTGTTTATACAACAGCATATTTCCAGGAATGTCAACACAGACACCCACTTCTTAATACTGCAAATACTTAAATATTGCaataggctcaatcaccattgtgttgcCTCATTTGGTGATAGATAGtgaattaacatttatttaaattaaaatcttCAAGATTGACactttaataattattatttttggggattttttaaagccaatcatatttatgaattaatatttCTTTCCCTCAGAGGTTATGATAATAATGTACATACTTGTGTGGTTTGATGGACCTGCATATATAGTGGTAGTAAAGAAAAGGGGTGAATGATGGTGGATCTGAGTGTTCAAGGCAAACTTATTTTTGTCCACAAGAGGGCATTGCAGTCCATAATGTTACCTAAAAGGGCTCCCCTATCCTCACAGAACCTGTCTAGACTCATAAGATTTAGATCAagatttagcattaaaaaaggtTTTGGTTATGTAGTTGattgaacagattaaaatgcATTATTCCACATTATAAACAGCTGCTAAAAAATATGATGATAGGCGGTGGTTCTGTTTGTTTGCCTGATTTTTAGTACAATAACATTCTTCACATACTTCCAACTGCAGTTCTTCTTACATTTTATTGATGAAAATACTATATTACAGTACCAGTAATATGCCCTTTTAAATTCTGCACACAGTGCAATTGTTGCGgtaaaaacaatacaaagtATATACATGTACTTTTCAATCATTTAGTTTTCAAGAGACGGcccatcaacaacaacacaagaaGAGCATGTTGTTTATATGACCTGGGAGGCTTCAGTGAGTGTTTAAGGTCACAACTGACAATCCAGAATTAAAATTCTGCAAATTCTGCTTGAGGGGACTTTAACTTACTAAATAACCAACGAAAACAAAGGtggtgtctagaagggaacccgcaagttagggaaactctcgcgagatggttcaGGTTACGCAAtgatctctaatagttaaggttaggagaGTTCGTCGGGCAGCcagtctcgtgagagtttttgcagatctcagatcagatttcccAATTTGCCGGTTACCTACtagacacaataaaaaaaaaaaaaaaaaagaaaaaacgcaCTATGAAGTCATTTATGTGTAATGTATCTAATGTCACAATTTCCTATAAAGAAATCTTGGtataaataatcacaatcacaaggTAACAACGATGAGGAGTTCAGAGTGTAATCTGTTTACAGCTCATTCTTTCTCTCCCATTACATCTACATCAACTTTGACTACAATCATTCATAGTCAGACGTCTGAACAACaaatttatattgtttttgtcttcAACAATATTGTTTCTTCCGCCCCATGATGTTACAAGCATCCATTTCAGTTCCTGCTGTTTGGATGTAATAACAAACACTAAATCCTGCCGATTAAGCAGAGATGCAAGGTTATTAAGGCACTGTTATGGGAACGTGGTGTCCTCGTCCTCACATAAAGACTCCTGATTCTCTGGATTTGAAAGTGGCGTGGTTGGGCTTTGGTATAAAAACATGTATGAGTCACACAGCAACCTGCGCACCAGTTCAGGAGCCTGGGAGGGGTTCGACCTAGCTAGCTCCTCCTCCGACTGGGACAGGAAGTCGCCCAGCTCTGGACAAGTTTGGACCTCAGGAATGCTGTAGCCAGATTTATCGTCACCTGTAAGAAAGAGTGGCCTTAAGATTAGACATCAGCTCGAGAAGAGATAAGGACCAGTCATAGACGTCAGAGCGCGGCTTTATCCAAAACTTTCGAGGCTGCCTTATCAGAAAATAAGGCAGTCACGGGTAACCACTTCatagaagaaaacaaaacaaggcaGAGTTTGCACGAACATCAGAATAAAATTACTTGTTTGGTAACTTTATTATGTGACTAATGGAAGAAAATATGTATTACTCAACAACCTGTTAAAAGGCAGGGTCGATAGAGTAcacttgattttttaaaaatgattcaactgaaaaacccagccgAGTGTTGCAAAACCTTTTCCAATAAAAGCAGCTGGCAGCACCAGCTCCAAAAGGCCATAAATCTAGAGAGAAGGTTGCCAAGTaggcaacactgacagctctTCCCTTcgggcctccctccaaagccactcccccgcAATTgtcattatgaatgtaaacatatcataatgaacaaTGAACATGATTGTttttagtactcacagctgtcaagctagtaGCTCGTGGAAGATTCCTGAGACGAGCAATGagtgcatttgatttattgattgctggcGGGATGTAAtaagaatttcaactaatataacaaaactgTTTCTAAAATCTccaccaaccctgcctttaattcAAACGATAAACAAGCTGAAATCTATCTTACCGCATCTGTCGGCCATGCTGTCAAAGAAGAGCCAGGAGTGAGGATCATCAGGGCTGTATTTGATAAAGGACACATAGTGGCTGGTTTGAATGCAGAGCACAGCAAACAGCTGCATCATGTGTCTTGGCACAGGAGCATCAGCGGCTACATCTGCTGGTACTGCGAGAGCTTTGGGGGTGTGATCCTGCCGCGAGGGAAGGGTGTGCACCTTTAAAGACAAATAGAAAGTTATACGCGTTTACAAGTTCGGTCAGTGGGATACTTGACATCTAAAACGGTCATCTGGAGTACCTGTATTTTGCAGGTAGTGCAGTACTGTTTTATTCTCCCTGGCTGCAGTCTGCGATCTGGTAGACACTGAAGACACTCGTATTCTGCCAAATGCCCACAGACAAAGCATTCCCTTGGAGCTGTTGGGAAAAGTAGGTGATCCGTAAGCATCTTTAAGCTCATCAATAACACtgtattaaaaagaaatacattcaCATCCTATAAGATTTAAATCAATGCCgactagagttgttccgataccagtattggaaatGCATCCGATACTGCCAAAAATTCGGGATTGGGTACCGGCGAGTatgccagtctatgcaccgatccgataccatcatttatttacCCAGTAAAAAACAGATATCAATTCTTCTTTgctgctccaaaacagtagccttcactctgctgtcgccctggatgtatcatggctgccaatgacaactactgttttagagcagcgaagaagaactgatcgcaggtagtttgtcacgtgatgatagcaaacaacaacagtggagAGTGTCACggtcagccatttggcaatatttcacagtggaaaatccaaagatagcaatcatatcacatccatacatggtcagtagtaaacagctcgTAATTACTGTTATTACTATATAatgattacatttttcaaatcacactggtatcggatcggtactcgataTCTGTcgagttcaggtatcggaatcgtgaaggaaaaactggtatcggaacatctctaatgCCAACAACGTCTGTTCCTCACAGTTGTAGAGGAGATCTGTGATGTCCAGCTCAGTGGAGGGGATGATGTGAGAAAACATCTTATACTTGTTTCCGAACCGCGGCATCTGGACTATTAGACAGGACGGCATCTGAGGGACAAATAGAAAAAGCAATTACATGAGTgcactgaagaaaacatgataaactcCCCCACAGGGTTTCCTTTCCTTTTAAGAGGAGCACACACTCACCTCTTCAAACTTGAGGTCACCTGACAGGCAGGATGTGTCCAGCAGCTGTTGGACAGTGGGCATCTGTCCCATCTGTTCTTTTTCTAGAAAGATCTGGAAGGTGTAGGCACCCTGAGAGATTTCTTGTTtcgatctaaaaaaaaaaataaaaaaatgaatttgagtTACAATTGAGCTTCAATATCtaaactattaaaataatcgccaactattttcataatcgaTGAAtgtctgtcatttttttaagaaaaaaaaggaaaaattctttgattccagcttcttaaatgtgaatattttctgttttctttactcctctatgacagtaaactgaatatctttgagttgtggacaaaacaagacatttgaggacatcatcttggtcactgatcaacatttttcaccattttatagaccgaacaactaatcgattaatcaagaaaataaccaacagattaatcaacaattcaaataatcgttagttgcagccctacattgcatacacatatatttaATACTGGATGGCTAAGATCTTACCTGAGCTTGAGCAGTGGCTCCATGCAGAGCACCTTCTGAAAGAGGAGTGTGATGAACTCCTCTGGGTCTGCAGTGAAGCAAAGCAATTAAAAACACTTTAACAGTAGGCTTCAGTATATCATGATGCAATGACTAAAGACCTTCTAttggaatatattttttttaacaatgcatGCTGCAAGATATGGGTGTGTACCTTTTTCCTCTGTTCGGAAGGAGTCACAGCCAAGCTGTTCACGGAAATTCATAACACTGTCAGCAGGTACAAACCCTTGTCTGCAGGAAATACATGAACTATCAGTGAGCAAACAAAAGAACCCATACACTGGAATAGCTGCATACACCAAAACAGTTGAGAGCAAACACAATGGCACACCTTCTTATGTAAGAACATTTTGAGCATATGCACTGTTTTTGTGTTAGCTAGTGAATAAAGAGTACCCATATCATGAAGACAGAGAGTACTCGTTTACCAGTTGAGACCATGTAAAATGTCATAATGTTCTTGTTTTGCAGACTAAATGATAATGCACAACgttagaaaaacaaaagtcttgAAGACAGTGTTTATACCTGCGCAGACGGTTGACTATATTTCTAAGAGTGCAGGTTATGGGTTGCTCGGTGTCAGCAGGCTTTTGGCAGATATTATCCAGGGTCACAGATGAGctgaacaaactgaagagaggaaaaaaagacattgtTTTATCAACTCAGCACTTATCTGAATACAGTTCACCATGCTCATTTAGTTGTACATGATCTCCTCCAAATAAAATTGCTTTGGATAACGAGAGATTGAAGTAAATCTGAGCTGCGTGTGCAACAGTGTGCGACTCGAGAATCAAGGGGTGGTGAACTGGTTTTACCTGAAGAGTGTGGCATCAAGGTAACAGGAGTTAATGTGTCCCTGAATCCCTTTCATTTTCCCCACTAACAAAGACGAGACCTCGGATTCAGGAATAGGTGGTGCATCCTCCTCTGGGTCCTCAAATTGAGGAACTGAAAACagcaaacaaacatacaaaaacagatCTTAAGATGGCATTTTAACAAAGACCTCTTCATAGCTTTACATTTGAGAAACGTAGTATTCTGCAGCAGCTTCTCCCCGCAGTCCAACTGGACAATCACATAGGCCTttatgattaatgattaatgattagTCCGCTTTTCcaaaagaaatgtcagaaatgttCCACCAATAAAGACTGTCACAGGTGTACGGACATAATTTCTCTTCACTACTCCTGCCAGAGGCAGAAGGGTGTGTGTCAAATTGGattgtttttttaccactcgTGTTCCAACTCTTGTGCCGCACTTTAAAAGGAGGTCAAGTGTGGTTGAGTTAAATGACAGTTAATGAGAGTAATGAAAGGCGCCCATGCCTAAAGCTTTAAATGATTAGTGTTACTGACACCCTGATTAAAAGCACATCAGTGTCGTGTAGTGTACTATTTCGTAAGCAACAGTTCAGAGTAGACAATTCTGAAGGATGTTACGTTAAGTTAAagcttcattttgttttgtacaaTTGAAATGTAacactggtaaaaaaaaatgtaagtcacatttttactttgaaaaacacTTATACCAATAACATCCATCAAATTAGGGTTaa
This portion of the Sebastes fasciatus isolate fSebFas1 chromosome 1, fSebFas1.pri, whole genome shotgun sequence genome encodes:
- the cyld2 gene encoding ubiquitin carboxyl-terminal hydrolase CYLD codes for the protein MEPKAPGKEKFFIVLRGKSRKGFCRGCIGRVESSDVQRGEITGLMYPGGSHGGGTKSGGTVKREDTYPLTRHQAQLLLFVSQASKRLELLCNPQLFSAICELSQNDLVVLKHKKGHLPGLVKNMMKIGKKEAKEDLFMLGFEVELVDNDNNLSSKKPTPLPLFSAVDIVQVVPSSSVPFWKDSQRENVSKKRGTSVNSTPPSVRSYSLKVKEDHTVQNVFHSQSSSPFHAPLEVGSMVEVLSNLGITVYGVIQWLGVPGEKTDDWAGIELDYDVNGCSDGIYGGQRYFTCKGNRALFVPVTKCNPDSRFVYSSTGSETSKPDNIPPVPQFEDPEEDAPPIPESEVSSLLVGKMKGIQGHINSCYLDATLFSLFSSSVTLDNICQKPADTEQPITCTLRNIVNRLRRQGFVPADSVMNFREQLGCDSFRTEEKDPEEFITLLFQKVLCMEPLLKLRSKQEISQGAYTFQIFLEKEQMGQMPTVQQLLDTSCLSGDLKFEEMPSCLIVQMPRFGNKYKMFSHIIPSTELDITDLLYNSPRECFVCGHLAEYECLQCLPDRRLQPGRIKQYCTTCKIQVHTLPSRQDHTPKALAVPADVAADAPVPRHMMQLFAVLCIQTSHYVSFIKYSPDDPHSWLFFDSMADRCGDDKSGYSIPEVQTCPELGDFLSQSEEELARSNPSQAPELVRRLLCDSYMFLYQSPTTPLSNPENQESLCEDEDTTFP